In Microvenator marinus, one genomic interval encodes:
- a CDS encoding helix-turn-helix domain-containing protein — protein sequence MAESFTDLPKHLQEAVARLSLLGVEDVHALAEFFSSLDSVGRWGRPPAKYLEFNYLLAPQVQDSRLRVGLVRAAELGARLHFGFDRWRELAIQTRLGFEHSPLESAHLIWCESLADLAEGFLPEAIEKASESLEVATEFEDLGLIGDSSFVLGSCLVENGKLGEARAQFEAGVDAVVGVAELLDVHSALLQKLAMLDYVEGREGSNPQRRAREALDSARRAADRYQEARALSTEAAIAMGCGDFARAKRKFKAAEAIDIELDDWMCLSMGQLNLGNIALLLDEPEEALAAFERAEKNAQTTGNAMIQAMAMTGRAVISLMQGEPQVDLLKDAIDLIEGIDVHVERLGALAELAVHQVWREEFAEAERTLSKAWRVALHVNESVWLATIARYRALVSSRLPSATESPEYWSNIALEHCADETRRPSSWVPHDPTRIYTPNTTHRPLLRLDAEARRVTLPDGTSLDFSRRGPLRLLLLALCHAKQHSKNLGVSDLLSAAWPDEVITYDAARMRVYTSIKRLRKLGLEDWIETVDEGYRLRDELDVTFEMGQD from the coding sequence ATGGCTGAGTCGTTCACTGACCTTCCAAAACACCTTCAAGAGGCTGTCGCGCGCCTTTCTCTTCTCGGCGTTGAGGACGTTCACGCGCTAGCTGAATTCTTCTCCTCCCTAGACTCGGTAGGACGCTGGGGCCGCCCCCCGGCCAAATACCTGGAATTCAACTACCTTCTCGCACCTCAGGTTCAAGATTCAAGACTTAGGGTCGGCCTCGTCCGGGCTGCAGAACTCGGGGCGCGCCTCCATTTTGGGTTCGACCGCTGGAGGGAGCTCGCCATCCAGACACGTCTTGGTTTTGAGCATTCCCCTTTGGAGTCCGCGCACCTCATCTGGTGCGAGTCACTCGCCGACCTCGCCGAAGGGTTTCTTCCCGAAGCGATAGAGAAGGCGAGCGAGAGCCTGGAAGTGGCCACTGAGTTTGAGGACCTTGGCCTGATCGGAGACAGCTCGTTTGTGCTCGGCTCATGTCTCGTAGAAAACGGCAAGCTCGGCGAGGCCAGGGCACAATTTGAGGCGGGAGTGGATGCGGTGGTGGGCGTGGCTGAGCTCTTGGACGTACACTCTGCGTTGCTCCAAAAGTTGGCGATGCTCGACTACGTAGAAGGTCGAGAAGGCTCCAATCCGCAGCGTCGCGCCCGCGAAGCACTGGATTCGGCTAGACGCGCGGCAGACCGCTATCAGGAAGCACGAGCCCTATCCACCGAAGCCGCCATTGCGATGGGATGCGGGGATTTTGCGCGGGCAAAGAGAAAGTTCAAGGCGGCCGAGGCCATCGACATTGAACTTGATGATTGGATGTGTCTCTCCATGGGGCAGCTCAATCTTGGAAACATCGCATTACTACTGGATGAGCCCGAGGAGGCCTTGGCAGCATTCGAACGTGCGGAGAAAAACGCGCAAACCACTGGGAACGCCATGATACAAGCTATGGCCATGACCGGACGAGCCGTGATTTCGCTGATGCAAGGAGAGCCACAGGTTGACCTGCTGAAGGACGCTATCGACCTTATCGAGGGTATCGACGTGCACGTCGAGAGACTCGGGGCGCTCGCAGAGCTCGCCGTTCATCAAGTTTGGCGAGAGGAATTCGCCGAGGCGGAGCGCACCCTATCAAAGGCATGGAGAGTGGCTCTGCACGTCAACGAGAGCGTCTGGCTCGCCACAATCGCACGCTACCGAGCGTTGGTTTCCAGCCGCTTGCCTTCGGCCACAGAATCGCCCGAGTACTGGTCGAACATCGCTCTAGAGCATTGCGCGGATGAAACCCGCAGACCAAGCTCGTGGGTGCCGCATGACCCGACGCGCATCTACACCCCGAACACCACACACCGGCCACTCCTTAGATTGGACGCCGAGGCACGGCGAGTGACGCTACCGGATGGCACGAGTCTGGATTTCAGCCGACGCGGCCCACTGAGACTACTCTTGTTGGCGTTGTGTCACGCGAAGCAGCACTCAAAAAATCTTGGCGTTTCGGACCTACTTAGCGCCGCGTGGCCGGACGAGGTCATAACGTATGACGCCGCACGGATGCGAGTTTACACATCCATCAAAAGGCTTCGTAAGCTCGGCCTCGAAGACTGGATTGAGACGGTCGACGAAGGGTATCGACTTCGTGACGAACTCGACGTGACGTTTGAAATGGGACAAGACTGA
- a CDS encoding phosphodiester glycosidase family protein has protein sequence MKKSMFLVIASLVWTDVVLAADTWTDPAPGVRRLVRTAPGPIRINAAIVDFSRQDLYMRVTRPEERGRTVSNFANHVGAVVAINGDWFSWGSYQPVGLAVGDGVHWEGTGDNGWSFLGCTIEKDCTFDDHTQNTARNPRWNDVVGGNGWRLLVDGNVPQYPAESFYNAREPRSGVGMSADGNTLIFVVVEGRRSDSIGVSFPQMGQIMKDLGAHQAMMLDGGGSSSLVINGGRVSNLPSGASERVVANHLAILRGAADPRCANTPNGRYCDGSVIHTCRGGQHMGQGDCGAFGAACEVTADGVGTCVHPYCNGGAMGGYCEDETNIVRCEYGQPGPAGDCSFFGATCEQIDAGAQCVHFECSEGGDATWCQGDVLSACAQGQPQENTDCAASGQKCHVGLKACVSPECLEATDGEFCLGGLVTVCEAGAATRTAQPCGVDSDDPDQPDVPVVPVDEVNDGEEPFQAEQDGGMESMTARGNASCTTTGGAAIVWLLGFVLLFRRRSFDRAPGMGAQS, from the coding sequence ATGAAGAAGAGCATGTTTTTGGTGATCGCGAGTTTGGTTTGGACTGACGTGGTTCTTGCTGCTGATACATGGACGGACCCAGCGCCTGGGGTCCGGCGATTGGTCCGCACGGCGCCTGGGCCAATACGCATCAATGCGGCAATCGTCGATTTTTCAAGGCAGGACCTCTATATGCGCGTCACGCGGCCCGAGGAACGGGGCCGCACGGTGAGCAATTTTGCGAATCACGTGGGTGCGGTGGTTGCCATCAATGGTGACTGGTTCAGCTGGGGCAGCTACCAACCTGTGGGGCTCGCCGTGGGTGACGGCGTACACTGGGAAGGAACGGGCGATAACGGTTGGTCTTTCCTGGGTTGTACCATCGAAAAAGACTGCACGTTTGACGACCACACCCAGAATACAGCGCGAAATCCGCGTTGGAACGATGTGGTGGGCGGCAACGGGTGGCGACTCTTGGTGGACGGCAATGTTCCCCAGTACCCGGCTGAGTCTTTCTACAATGCACGCGAGCCGCGTTCGGGCGTGGGAATGAGCGCAGACGGCAATACCCTGATCTTTGTGGTGGTGGAAGGGCGCCGGAGTGATTCGATCGGCGTGTCCTTTCCACAGATGGGCCAGATCATGAAGGATTTAGGCGCTCACCAGGCCATGATGCTCGATGGCGGTGGTTCGAGTTCGCTTGTGATCAATGGGGGCAGGGTCTCGAACCTGCCGTCTGGGGCGAGTGAGCGGGTGGTGGCGAATCATCTGGCGATTCTGAGAGGGGCGGCCGACCCACGTTGCGCGAACACCCCGAATGGGCGCTACTGCGATGGCTCGGTCATCCACACATGCCGTGGCGGGCAACATATGGGGCAGGGCGATTGCGGGGCGTTTGGCGCCGCGTGCGAAGTAACAGCCGATGGTGTGGGCACGTGCGTTCATCCCTACTGCAACGGTGGGGCGATGGGAGGCTATTGTGAAGATGAAACGAATATCGTCAGGTGTGAGTACGGCCAACCCGGGCCAGCCGGAGATTGTAGTTTTTTTGGTGCCACATGTGAGCAAATTGATGCAGGTGCTCAGTGTGTGCATTTCGAGTGTTCGGAAGGTGGCGACGCCACGTGGTGTCAAGGTGACGTGCTGAGCGCCTGTGCGCAAGGTCAGCCGCAAGAGAATACAGATTGTGCGGCTTCCGGCCAAAAATGCCACGTTGGACTCAAGGCCTGTGTTTCGCCGGAGTGCCTGGAGGCAACCGATGGGGAGTTCTGCCTCGGAGGGTTGGTTACGGTCTGTGAGGCGGGCGCAGCCACGCGTACCGCTCAACCTTGCGGCGTTGATTCCGATGACCCTGACCAGCCAGACGTGCCGGTGGTTCCGGTTGACGAGGTGAATGATGGCGAAGAACCATTCCAAGCAGAGCAAGACGGCGGCATGGAGTCTATGACGGCAAGGGGGAACGCCTCATGCACCACAACGGGTGGGGCCGCAATAGTTTGGCTCCTTGGCTTCGTTTTGTTGTTCAGACGGCGGTCATTCGACCGTGCGCCCGGCATGGGCGCCCAGAGTTGA
- a CDS encoding right-handed parallel beta-helix repeat-containing protein: MRPIVLILFFLLGACTSEVSTQTPDSPDSGADASQGDVGPADMPTEGDMTEVEDSGADSSQDTDMTADMPQEPQPRAIGPRPVDPTPLAQGTIFAAPDGSGQDCTQDTPCDVWEALEQAEAGDVVFLRGGEYAIDRNLNFRGRGATPRAIFESYPGEEAILDGSALGPEDDIYIRVLGDPVAIRLLTIRNMPKGGISVRTSDNLLEGLKIHDNLLSGIHIHESYETPVSNRNIIRDSVIWGNSGAGLMTAEYADGGNSDGISISSGIGNRVENCLVYGNSDDGIDVWRSTDAYVGYSIIHSSGIASGNGQGVKAGGAPPSARAFVEHNISYNNKSAGFDFNSGVGVTFRHNTSWGNSRGFWFGDDTLSELNLAFEDATHGGGGQQNQNSWQLDGTPTPLNTDPASSDFLLPAEPAFSTLGAHAGRTVE, encoded by the coding sequence ATGCGTCCCATCGTACTCATACTCTTCTTTCTTCTTGGGGCGTGTACGTCTGAAGTCAGCACACAAACGCCTGACTCGCCGGACTCCGGCGCGGACGCTAGCCAAGGGGACGTCGGACCTGCTGATATGCCCACAGAGGGCGACATGACTGAAGTCGAAGATTCCGGGGCGGACAGCTCGCAAGATACGGATATGACCGCAGATATGCCCCAGGAGCCGCAACCAAGAGCTATTGGCCCTAGACCCGTAGACCCGACACCATTGGCCCAGGGCACTATCTTCGCGGCACCCGATGGTAGTGGCCAAGACTGCACCCAAGACACTCCCTGCGATGTCTGGGAGGCGCTAGAGCAAGCCGAGGCCGGTGACGTGGTGTTTCTTCGAGGCGGTGAGTACGCCATAGACCGGAATCTCAACTTTCGGGGGCGCGGCGCAACTCCTAGAGCTATTTTTGAGAGCTATCCGGGAGAAGAAGCCATCTTAGACGGCTCCGCCCTCGGTCCTGAGGACGACATCTACATTCGAGTCTTGGGAGATCCAGTCGCGATTCGCCTGCTCACGATTCGAAACATGCCCAAAGGCGGAATCTCGGTGCGAACCAGCGACAACCTCCTTGAGGGTCTCAAGATCCACGACAATCTCCTAAGTGGTATCCATATTCACGAATCCTATGAAACACCTGTATCCAACCGAAATATCATCCGGGACTCGGTAATTTGGGGGAATTCGGGCGCCGGCCTCATGACCGCAGAGTACGCAGACGGCGGAAACTCCGACGGGATTTCAATCTCCAGCGGCATCGGAAATCGAGTCGAAAACTGTCTGGTCTATGGCAATTCGGACGATGGGATCGACGTGTGGAGAAGCACCGACGCCTACGTGGGTTATTCAATAATTCACAGTAGCGGAATCGCTTCAGGCAATGGACAGGGCGTTAAGGCAGGCGGGGCGCCGCCGAGCGCGAGGGCCTTCGTTGAGCACAACATTTCCTACAACAACAAATCGGCCGGCTTTGACTTCAATTCCGGAGTCGGCGTGACCTTTAGGCACAACACATCCTGGGGCAATTCCCGTGGATTCTGGTTCGGGGATGACACGCTAAGCGAGCTAAATCTCGCCTTCGAAGACGCTACTCATGGAGGTGGGGGGCAGCAAAATCAAAACTCGTGGCAGCTCGACGGTACGCCAACACCTCTGAACACAGACCCAGCGTCCTCCGACTTCCTATTGCCTGCGGAGCCTGCCTTCTCAACTCTGGGCGCCCATGCCGGGCGCACGGTCGAATGA
- a CDS encoding DUF3575 domain-containing protein, with protein MKKLIFLILLLSSSAASAERPTMTVQVDPLTTALGFVHVQFETTISDHFSIYAGPSLRLFNGLLNLDDERTFQGYGAEVGLRYFFFGSAPEGWWAQVRGVGAYLIADSDVTDLGGYGSALGGYTAIFDGWFVLSGGLGLQYLDYTVDGLGTSGLAPAAHTTVGFAL; from the coding sequence ATGAAAAAACTAATCTTCTTAATCCTCCTTCTAAGCTCATCCGCGGCCTCGGCCGAGCGCCCAACCATGACCGTTCAGGTCGACCCGCTGACAACGGCCTTGGGGTTTGTGCACGTGCAATTCGAGACCACGATATCCGACCATTTCTCGATCTACGCTGGGCCATCCCTCCGACTCTTCAACGGCCTGCTCAATCTGGACGACGAAAGGACGTTCCAAGGCTATGGCGCAGAGGTTGGCTTGCGATACTTCTTCTTTGGTAGTGCACCTGAAGGCTGGTGGGCGCAAGTCCGTGGTGTCGGCGCGTATCTCATCGCGGATTCCGACGTCACAGACCTTGGAGGCTACGGTAGCGCGCTTGGTGGCTACACTGCGATTTTTGACGGCTGGTTCGTACTCTCGGGAGGCCTCGGCCTGCAGTACCTCGATTACACGGTAGATGGTCTGGGCACCTCCGGCCTAGCGCCAGCGGCCCACACAACCGTCGGATTCGCACTCTAG
- a CDS encoding FixH family protein, which yields MTKFIIAIIASVFVVSCGEHSDHSDHGDHHNHSTTNNHVVELVQTVDGWTLEMIPPDADYVVGANEFQFKLIDPDGPVDATEFDVEGWMPAHGHGTAVPTTVETTGEGEYTATVTFNMGGAWEVQVNADGKEFVFNVMVPM from the coding sequence ATGACAAAGTTTATCATCGCAATCATCGCCTCCGTTTTCGTCGTCTCGTGTGGAGAGCACTCTGACCACTCAGACCATGGGGACCATCACAACCACTCGACCACGAACAATCACGTAGTCGAACTCGTGCAGACCGTGGATGGATGGACATTGGAAATGATCCCGCCGGACGCGGATTACGTGGTGGGCGCCAACGAGTTTCAGTTCAAACTCATTGATCCGGATGGCCCAGTCGACGCCACCGAGTTCGATGTCGAAGGCTGGATGCCCGCTCATGGTCATGGGACGGCCGTACCGACCACCGTTGAGACAACCGGAGAGGGCGAATACACCGCTACCGTGACGTTCAACATGGGAGGGGCTTGGGAAGTGCAGGTAAATGCGGATGGCAAGGAGTTTGTCTTCAACGTGATGGTACCCATGTAA
- a CDS encoding ATP-binding protein, with amino-acid sequence MQRFSPPAEAEGLGKWLIWLRWCAIAAQVVVLGIVVFWLGLSVSLPVIASLFAFEVLSNAVLSWWVKSKPMPESTLAWIMAIDVILLSVLLQATGGPFNPFTLMYLVHVTIAALTLSFRWVAALSVVSLGAYGALFSPWLWDPHAHHMHHGAALTLHLEGMWWALAVTAILIILFVMGLRRHLAEQEDALRRVRELQEQESRLTALATLAAGAAHELATPLSTIAVVAKELELALQSERPELGEDARLVNFEVARCRRVLSQLSLDAGAMMGEASEPISVVELSTAIMEDLSDGERLRVEIDDDASSCWIYAPRAGLAQIVRGVVRNGLQAGESEVLLRFSKGEEGVVVLVKDEGKGMDAETKARIFEPFFTTREHGQGMGLGLFLAYRMIRDLGGQIHVESDLDSGTTVRIEIPCERRK; translated from the coding sequence ATGCAAAGATTCTCCCCACCTGCTGAGGCTGAAGGGCTCGGGAAATGGCTGATTTGGCTGCGTTGGTGCGCTATTGCCGCCCAAGTTGTGGTGTTGGGGATCGTCGTGTTTTGGCTTGGGCTGAGCGTCTCTCTGCCTGTCATAGCAAGTCTTTTCGCCTTTGAGGTTCTATCGAACGCGGTGTTGTCTTGGTGGGTCAAGAGCAAGCCGATGCCGGAGAGCACGCTTGCGTGGATTATGGCCATCGATGTGATTCTGCTCAGTGTTCTGCTCCAGGCGACCGGAGGCCCGTTCAATCCCTTCACCTTGATGTATCTGGTTCATGTCACCATTGCGGCGCTCACTCTGAGTTTTCGTTGGGTAGCAGCGCTTAGTGTGGTGAGCCTAGGGGCCTATGGGGCTCTATTCAGTCCGTGGCTTTGGGATCCTCATGCCCATCATATGCACCACGGAGCAGCGTTGACCCTTCACTTGGAGGGGATGTGGTGGGCCCTAGCGGTCACTGCCATCCTAATCATTCTCTTTGTGATGGGGTTGAGACGACACCTGGCAGAGCAGGAGGATGCCTTGAGGCGAGTGCGTGAGCTCCAAGAACAGGAATCGCGGCTCACCGCTCTGGCAACGCTGGCCGCTGGCGCAGCCCACGAACTGGCCACGCCGCTCTCAACGATTGCAGTTGTAGCAAAGGAGCTCGAGCTGGCGCTGCAATCTGAGCGTCCGGAACTTGGCGAGGATGCCCGTTTGGTGAATTTTGAGGTGGCGCGATGCCGCCGCGTACTTTCACAGCTCTCACTGGATGCCGGAGCCATGATGGGGGAGGCGTCGGAACCTATCTCGGTTGTCGAGTTGAGCACGGCCATCATGGAGGATCTCTCGGATGGTGAACGACTACGAGTTGAAATCGACGACGATGCGTCTAGCTGCTGGATTTATGCGCCACGAGCGGGGCTTGCGCAGATTGTACGTGGGGTGGTTCGAAACGGCCTGCAAGCGGGCGAATCAGAAGTTCTGCTTCGGTTTTCCAAGGGTGAGGAAGGAGTGGTGGTCTTGGTGAAGGACGAGGGCAAGGGAATGGATGCTGAGACAAAAGCACGCATTTTTGAGCCCTTCTTTACCACTCGCGAGCATGGGCAAGGAATGGGCCTCGGGCTCTTCCTCGCCTACCGAATGATTCGAGACCTCGGAGGGCAAATCCACGTGGAGTCTGACTTAGATTCGGGAACCACTGTGCGGATCGAGATTCCATGTGAGAGGCGAAAATGA
- a CDS encoding response regulator transcription factor, which yields MSQGAESEHKLTLLIVDDDEVFRPRLARAFETRGFEVWHTADARSAADIVREHDPEFGVIDLRISTESNGLQVLKELLELSPHLRAIILTGYGSIATAVDAVKLGAVSYLTKPADADEILHALTQKEPALTSGEVSYEEAPSLARAEWEHINRVLSDCGGNISQAARILGIHRRSLQRKLAKHPPQK from the coding sequence ATGAGTCAAGGTGCCGAGTCGGAACACAAGCTTACATTGCTCATTGTGGATGATGACGAAGTCTTTAGGCCTCGCCTTGCTCGCGCCTTCGAGACCCGAGGGTTTGAAGTTTGGCATACGGCCGATGCCAGGTCTGCGGCCGATATCGTTCGTGAACACGACCCCGAGTTTGGAGTCATCGACTTGAGAATAAGCACCGAGTCCAACGGTCTACAGGTTCTGAAGGAGCTCTTGGAGCTCTCGCCGCATCTGCGCGCGATCATCTTGACTGGATACGGCAGTATCGCCACGGCTGTGGACGCTGTGAAGTTGGGCGCGGTCTCCTACCTCACTAAACCCGCGGACGCAGACGAAATTCTTCATGCCCTCACCCAGAAAGAGCCGGCATTAACCTCCGGCGAAGTCTCGTACGAAGAGGCGCCCTCGTTGGCCCGTGCCGAGTGGGAGCATATCAACCGAGTGCTCTCGGATTGCGGAGGCAATATATCCCAGGCTGCCCGAATTCTAGGGATTCATCGCCGCTCGCTCCAACGCAAACTCGCCAAACATCCTCCTCAGAAATGA
- the speA gene encoding biosynthetic arginine decarboxylase: protein MASVLDEGIEEQDVWTVEKSRDLYHIQGWGSPYFTVNAEGNVEVRPTPKEDRGIDLYRLTEQLQMRGLALPLLIRFPDILHHRIQLLNECFRRAIQEYGYQGVYRGVFPIKVNQQRHLVDEIVKAGRPWKYGLEAGSKPELLIALSAMDEPDGFIVCNGYKDSAFIETALIAQRFDNTVVIVIERPDEIELVLEASERLGIRPMLGVRSKLASKGMGRWADSAGDRAKFGLTTAQIVHVVDELKKRDMLDCLQLLHFHIGSQVSSITPWKNALREAGHIYVELVRMGCKMGYLDVGGGLAVDYDGSKTDFYASMNYGVQEYANDVVGGIQDACDKHEVPHPTIVSESGRAVSSYQSVLIFDAVGESSSNSEATKPSEDAPRVLHDLWETYENIMPKNVQESWHDANQALEESRSLFRFGFLGMRDLAATETLFRACCVKIRDRLKDRQRIPEELANLDELLGHIYYCNFSLFQSAPDIWAMDQLFPIMPIHRLDEEPELKARLADLTCDSDGMIKKFIDVEDIKSSLDVHEVKPGEPYLLGMFLIGSYQEILGDLHNLFGDTNTVHVRLEDNGYSVSDVIKGDTIAEVLSYVQYNAEKMVERVRRQAERTHNEGRMTLEQLRMFMKHYEDAMGSYTYLNE from the coding sequence ATGGCAAGTGTCTTGGATGAAGGGATCGAAGAGCAGGACGTTTGGACGGTGGAAAAAAGCCGTGACCTTTACCATATTCAAGGTTGGGGAAGCCCCTATTTTACAGTGAATGCCGAGGGTAATGTTGAGGTCAGGCCTACGCCTAAGGAGGATCGTGGAATCGACCTTTATAGGCTGACTGAGCAGCTCCAAATGCGCGGACTCGCGCTGCCTCTTTTGATTCGTTTTCCGGATATTCTTCACCATCGTATTCAGCTTCTCAATGAATGTTTCCGCCGAGCCATCCAAGAGTACGGATATCAGGGCGTCTATCGCGGCGTGTTTCCGATCAAGGTGAACCAACAACGCCACCTTGTGGACGAGATCGTTAAGGCAGGAAGACCGTGGAAATACGGCCTCGAAGCGGGCTCCAAACCGGAGCTCCTGATTGCGCTTTCCGCAATGGACGAGCCAGACGGGTTCATCGTTTGTAATGGCTATAAAGACAGCGCCTTCATCGAGACCGCTCTCATCGCTCAACGTTTTGATAACACTGTGGTGATCGTCATCGAGCGACCTGACGAAATCGAACTCGTTCTGGAGGCGAGTGAGCGACTCGGTATCAGGCCGATGCTTGGCGTGCGCTCTAAATTGGCGAGTAAAGGCATGGGGCGCTGGGCGGACTCGGCCGGCGACCGCGCAAAATTCGGGTTAACGACGGCTCAGATTGTTCATGTGGTCGACGAACTCAAGAAGCGCGATATGCTCGATTGTCTGCAGCTCCTACACTTCCATATTGGCTCGCAGGTTTCTTCGATCACGCCTTGGAAGAACGCATTGCGCGAAGCTGGGCATATCTACGTGGAGCTCGTGCGCATGGGCTGCAAGATGGGCTACCTCGACGTGGGCGGTGGCTTGGCCGTGGATTATGACGGCTCCAAGACCGACTTCTACGCCTCCATGAACTACGGCGTTCAAGAGTACGCGAACGATGTCGTCGGTGGCATCCAAGACGCGTGTGACAAGCATGAGGTCCCGCATCCAACCATCGTCAGCGAGAGTGGGCGCGCCGTTTCGTCCTACCAATCGGTGCTGATTTTTGATGCCGTTGGCGAGTCGAGCTCCAATTCTGAGGCCACGAAGCCGTCAGAGGATGCGCCGCGCGTGCTGCACGACCTTTGGGAAACCTATGAGAACATCATGCCCAAAAATGTGCAGGAATCCTGGCACGATGCGAACCAGGCGCTTGAGGAATCTCGCTCTCTTTTTCGATTCGGATTCCTGGGGATGCGAGACTTGGCGGCGACCGAAACCCTCTTCAGGGCTTGCTGTGTCAAGATTCGCGACCGACTAAAAGACCGTCAAAGAATTCCCGAGGAGCTGGCCAATTTGGACGAGCTTCTGGGCCATATCTACTATTGCAACTTCTCGCTTTTCCAAAGCGCACCCGATATCTGGGCCATGGACCAACTCTTCCCCATCATGCCTATTCACAGGCTTGATGAAGAGCCTGAACTCAAGGCCAGACTTGCCGATTTGACGTGCGATAGCGATGGCATGATCAAGAAGTTCATCGACGTTGAGGACATTAAGTCATCGCTTGACGTCCACGAGGTCAAACCGGGCGAGCCATACTTGCTCGGGATGTTCCTGATTGGTTCGTACCAGGAGATTCTTGGCGATTTGCACAACCTCTTCGGGGACACCAATACCGTACACGTCCGCCTCGAAGATAATGGCTATAGCGTCTCGGACGTTATCAAGGGCGACACCATCGCTGAGGTCTTGTCTTACGTTCAATACAATGCCGAGAAGATGGTTGAGCGCGTGAGACGGCAGGCCGAGAGGACTCATAATGAGGGCCGTATGACGCTTGAGCAACTTCGTATGTTCATGAAACATTACGAAGATGCGATGGGCAGTTATACGTATCTCAACGAGTAG
- a CDS encoding serine/threonine protein kinase, translated as MLLPTVGETVNERYRIDAVLARGGMGVVYRATQLAVGREVAVKMVLAENQDNDRHLERFRREVNIAMRLKHPSIVEIYDFGQTHDGMNFIVMEFIEGEDLKALVNKTGAFSVGRTRTIIEQVLDALCAAHENRVIHRDLKPSNIMLTKVGRGRELPKILDFGIAKSVGEQTELTMSGEVLGSIPYLAPEGLRGEGITYGVDVYAIGLIILEMLTGSRVRQGPNTAQIVAQHLTKDVTIPDEIEGTLLAAFLRRACSRNPAERFPHAMAMYDELEAAFDSVDQNLVCEAQIVAQVEDPYSAFSNIDEAPTTATPSHSGGFEAPPTLLTPRDRTGTAEVVERPTLPMPRISEQMIAERRAESSSGTFTQSKPEPIPVFTPAAQTSSLPSKESSSKKMAVGIGIVALVLVGGLIFAFNGTPETEPTEEPGLAASEIPPQLPEPKIEPEPSVIESPPLAAPTEPEMAFDEDEEMVPTDSAPVVAEETVVEEKPARIEKKEEPKTAKRAVLSPFDEDPVKAQNDSTSKKPANRDTQRRQDKERQEKKDDPFSVGKF; from the coding sequence ATGCTCTTACCCACAGTTGGTGAAACCGTAAATGAGCGATACCGAATCGATGCGGTATTGGCTCGGGGTGGAATGGGGGTGGTCTACCGCGCCACGCAGCTGGCCGTGGGACGCGAAGTTGCTGTGAAGATGGTGCTGGCTGAAAACCAGGACAACGACCGCCACCTTGAGAGATTCAGGCGCGAAGTCAATATCGCCATGCGTCTCAAACACCCGAGCATCGTTGAGATTTACGATTTTGGACAAACCCATGACGGCATGAACTTCATCGTCATGGAGTTTATTGAAGGCGAGGATTTGAAGGCGCTGGTCAACAAGACTGGTGCGTTTTCGGTGGGGCGAACACGCACAATCATCGAACAGGTCCTAGACGCCCTCTGTGCCGCCCACGAAAATCGCGTCATTCACCGCGACCTCAAGCCCTCAAACATCATGCTCACCAAGGTTGGCCGAGGCCGCGAGCTTCCGAAGATCTTGGACTTCGGCATCGCCAAATCAGTGGGCGAGCAGACGGAACTTACGATGTCCGGCGAGGTCCTGGGCTCGATACCCTATCTCGCGCCAGAAGGGCTGCGCGGTGAGGGGATCACGTACGGTGTGGATGTTTACGCAATAGGGCTCATCATTCTGGAAATGCTCACCGGCTCGCGCGTGCGCCAGGGTCCGAACACGGCCCAGATCGTAGCCCAACACCTCACCAAAGACGTCACCATCCCCGACGAAATCGAAGGTACCTTGCTCGCCGCTTTTTTGCGCCGCGCGTGCTCACGTAATCCGGCCGAAAGATTCCCGCACGCCATGGCCATGTACGACGAGCTTGAGGCGGCCTTCGACTCGGTGGACCAGAACCTGGTTTGCGAGGCGCAGATTGTGGCGCAAGTTGAAGACCCTTATTCGGCCTTCTCCAATATTGACGAGGCTCCGACTACGGCAACCCCGTCGCATTCGGGTGGTTTTGAAGCTCCGCCCACTCTTTTGACCCCTCGCGACCGCACAGGCACCGCGGAGGTTGTAGAGCGCCCTACCCTGCCCATGCCACGGATTTCGGAGCAGATGATTGCGGAACGTCGCGCGGAATCGTCTAGCGGGACCTTCACGCAGTCCAAACCTGAGCCTATCCCAGTCTTCACGCCAGCCGCTCAGACTAGCTCTTTGCCATCAAAAGAAAGCTCCTCGAAGAAGATGGCCGTAGGAATTGGGATTGTAGCCCTCGTCTTAGTTGGAGGCCTCATCTTCGCCTTCAATGGCACCCCTGAGACCGAACCAACGGAAGAACCAGGACTCGCTGCCTCTGAAATCCCACCACAACTGCCCGAACCCAAGATTGAGCCAGAACCCAGTGTGATTGAATCACCACCTCTTGCGGCCCCGACGGAGCCCGAGATGGCGTTTGATGAAGATGAGGAGATGGTCCCGACTGACTCAGCACCTGTTGTGGCAGAGGAAACCGTCGTTGAAGAAAAACCAGCGAGAATCGAGAAAAAAGAAGAGCCAAAGACGGCGAAACGCGCGGTGCTCTCACCGTTTGACGAAGACCCCGTCAAAGCTCAAAACGATTCTACTTCAAAAAAACCTGCAAATAGGGATACTCAGAGACGTCAAGACAAAGAGCGTCAAGAGAAGAAAGACGACCCTTTCAGTGTAGGAAAGTTTTGA